One region of Mesobacillus boroniphilus genomic DNA includes:
- the rnpM gene encoding RNase P modulator RnpM produces the protein MNSRKKVPMRKCVATGEMRPKKELVRIVRSKEGEVSIDLTGKKSGRGAYLSKDKEAVQLAKKRNILSKQLETQVDDAIYDELNDLIEKESRLS, from the coding sequence GTGAACAGCCGCAAAAAGGTTCCTATGCGAAAATGTGTCGCTACCGGTGAAATGAGACCGAAAAAAGAACTAGTTCGCATCGTTCGCTCCAAGGAAGGGGAAGTCTCCATCGACCTGACAGGCAAAAAATCAGGCCGAGGCGCTTATCTTTCTAAAGATAAAGAAGCAGTGCAATTAGCAAAGAAACGAAATATATTGTCCAAACAGCTTGAAACTCAAGTGGACGATGCAATATACGATGAGTTGAATGACCTCATCGAAAAGGAGAGCAGACTATCCTGA
- a CDS encoding YlxQ family RNA-binding protein: MNSNQWMSLLGLANRARKIISGEELSVKEIRSGKAKLILLSADASANTTKKITDKCKSYNVPYKVVPDRYQLGQAIGKEARVVVALLDEGFAKKLLTLLD; encoded by the coding sequence ATGAACTCAAATCAATGGATGTCATTGCTTGGCTTAGCCAATCGAGCACGGAAAATTATTTCAGGGGAAGAGCTTTCCGTCAAAGAAATCAGAAGCGGGAAGGCGAAGCTCATTTTGCTTTCTGCGGATGCATCCGCAAATACTACAAAAAAGATTACCGACAAGTGCAAATCCTATAATGTGCCTTACAAAGTAGTCCCGGACCGGTACCAGCTTGGCCAGGCGATTGGCAAGGAAGCACGTGTTGTAGTAGCCCTGTTGGACGAGGGTTTTGCAAAAAAACTGTTGACGTTGCTCGATTAA
- the infB gene encoding translation initiation factor IF-2 has protein sequence MSKTRVYEYAKKHNLSSKDVIIKLKEMNIEVSNHMTAMEDDTVKKLDAVYNKKEDKPQAQAKPQQQSQQKASQGQKQAQNRNQGQKPNQGQNRNQSQNQQKSNQGQPKAQLKTTASAFSDDERRATTPEKVKTSAVAKKPGNSQPFNKNNKNKQNKNRNQQNQNKGRQNQQQAPQQPKKVKELPSKITFSESLTVAELAKKLNREPSEIIKKLFMLGVMATINQDLDKDAIELIATDYGVEVEEEIKIDATDLEVYFTEDDDASLVERPSVVTIMGHVDHGKTTLLDSIRNTKVTAGEAGGITQHIGAYQVEDNGKKITFLDTPGHAAFTTMRARGAKITDITILVVAADDGVKPQTVEALNHAKAAEVPIIVAVNKMDKPTANPDRVMQELTEYGLVPEAWGGETIFVPISALTGEGIDSLLEMILLVGEVEEYKANPNRNAIGTVIEAQLDKGRGSVATLLVQNGTLKIGDPIVVGNTFGRVRAMVNDLGRRVKEAGPSAPVEITGLNDVPQAGDRFVVFEDEKTARQVGEIRSQQAVQAQRSEKTRVSLDTLFEHMKQGEMKDLNLIIKADVQGSVEALAAALQKLDVEGVNVRIIHTGVGAINESDITLAAASNGIVIGFNVRPDNNAKRAAESESVDIRLHRIIYKVIEEIESAMKGMLDPVYAEKVIGQAEVRQTFKVSKIGTIAGSYVTDGKITRDSGVRLIRDGVVIFEGEVDALKRFKDDAKEVAQGYECGITIKNFKDVKEGDVIEAYIMEEVER, from the coding sequence ATGAGTAAAACACGCGTTTACGAATATGCAAAGAAGCATAATTTATCGAGTAAAGACGTGATTATAAAATTAAAAGAAATGAATATTGAGGTTTCTAACCACATGACTGCCATGGAAGATGACACTGTGAAGAAACTTGACGCTGTCTATAATAAAAAGGAAGATAAGCCTCAAGCGCAGGCAAAGCCGCAGCAGCAGAGCCAGCAAAAGGCTTCACAGGGACAGAAGCAAGCCCAGAACCGCAATCAAGGCCAAAAGCCTAACCAGGGCCAGAATCGCAATCAATCCCAAAACCAGCAAAAAAGCAACCAGGGACAGCCAAAAGCCCAGCTAAAGACAACAGCGAGTGCTTTTTCGGACGATGAGCGCCGTGCAACAACTCCTGAAAAGGTAAAAACTTCAGCAGTTGCTAAAAAGCCTGGGAACTCCCAGCCTTTCAACAAAAATAACAAGAACAAGCAAAATAAGAACAGAAACCAGCAAAACCAGAATAAAGGCAGGCAAAACCAGCAGCAGGCTCCACAGCAGCCGAAAAAGGTTAAAGAGCTTCCATCAAAGATCACTTTCAGTGAATCCTTGACAGTAGCTGAACTAGCGAAAAAGCTTAATCGTGAGCCGTCAGAAATCATCAAGAAGCTATTTATGCTTGGCGTCATGGCTACAATCAACCAAGACCTTGATAAGGATGCAATTGAACTGATTGCAACTGATTATGGTGTTGAAGTGGAAGAAGAAATCAAGATTGACGCAACTGACCTTGAGGTTTACTTTACAGAAGATGATGATGCATCATTGGTTGAAAGACCGTCAGTTGTTACGATTATGGGTCACGTTGACCATGGTAAAACAACCCTGCTTGATTCAATCCGCAACACGAAGGTGACTGCAGGAGAAGCAGGCGGCATCACTCAGCACATCGGTGCTTACCAAGTTGAAGATAACGGCAAAAAAATAACTTTCCTCGATACACCTGGTCACGCAGCGTTCACAACTATGCGTGCTCGTGGAGCAAAGATTACCGATATCACAATCCTTGTTGTAGCTGCGGATGATGGTGTCAAGCCACAGACAGTAGAAGCATTGAACCATGCTAAAGCTGCTGAGGTACCGATCATTGTTGCAGTAAACAAAATGGATAAACCGACTGCAAATCCTGATCGTGTTATGCAGGAATTGACAGAGTATGGACTTGTTCCGGAAGCATGGGGCGGCGAAACTATTTTTGTTCCGATCTCCGCGCTTACCGGTGAAGGCATCGACAGCTTGCTTGAAATGATCTTGCTGGTTGGTGAAGTGGAAGAATACAAAGCTAATCCAAACAGAAACGCAATTGGTACTGTTATTGAAGCACAGCTTGACAAAGGCCGTGGATCTGTTGCCACATTGCTTGTACAGAACGGTACATTGAAAATTGGTGATCCGATTGTTGTCGGAAACACATTCGGCCGTGTCCGTGCGATGGTAAATGATTTAGGACGCCGCGTTAAAGAAGCTGGCCCATCAGCACCAGTTGAAATTACTGGTCTTAATGATGTTCCACAAGCTGGTGACCGTTTTGTTGTATTTGAAGACGAGAAAACAGCCCGCCAGGTTGGAGAAATCCGTTCACAGCAGGCTGTACAGGCACAAAGAAGCGAAAAAACGCGCGTCAGCCTTGATACTTTGTTTGAACATATGAAACAAGGGGAAATGAAAGACCTAAATCTAATTATTAAAGCCGACGTCCAAGGTTCAGTTGAAGCACTTGCAGCAGCATTGCAAAAACTGGATGTGGAAGGTGTAAATGTAAGAATCATTCACACTGGTGTTGGTGCGATCAATGAGTCTGACATCACACTTGCGGCAGCTTCTAATGGTATCGTCATCGGTTTCAACGTCCGTCCGGACAATAATGCGAAGCGCGCTGCGGAGTCAGAGAGCGTCGATATCCGACTGCACCGTATTATTTACAAAGTGATTGAAGAGATTGAATCAGCAATGAAGGGCATGCTTGATCCGGTTTATGCCGAAAAAGTCATCGGTCAGGCTGAAGTCCGCCAGACCTTTAAGGTATCGAAAATTGGGACGATTGCCGGTTCATATGTTACTGATGGAAAAATCACCCGTGACAGTGGCGTTCGTTTGATCCGTGACGGAGTCGTCATCTTTGAAGGAGAAGTCGATGCGTTAAAACGCTTCAAGGATGATGCCAAGGAAGTAGCGCAGGGCTATGAATGCGGTATTACCATTAAAAACTTCAAAGACGTCAAGGAAGGCGACGTTATTGAAGCATATATCATGGAAGAAGTGGAACGTTAA
- a CDS encoding DUF503 domain-containing protein, which yields MVVGLAACECIIYDAHSLKEKRAVLQRIITRLKQKYNVSVSEVDHHDAWQRTTIAVAAVSASKVSTERELQNVLKMIDSFPEIERTITEIEWL from the coding sequence ATGGTAGTAGGCTTAGCAGCCTGTGAGTGCATCATCTATGATGCTCATTCTCTAAAAGAAAAGAGAGCTGTCCTGCAGCGGATTATCACAAGGCTGAAGCAAAAGTATAATGTCTCAGTTTCTGAAGTGGACCATCACGATGCTTGGCAGCGGACAACTATTGCAGTTGCAGCCGTCTCAGCATCGAAGGTGTCAACTGAAAGAGAGCTTCAGAACGTCTTGAAAATGATCGATTCTTTTCCAGAGATCGAACGTACCATCACCGAAATAGAATGGCTTTGA
- the rbfA gene encoding 30S ribosome-binding factor RbfA yields the protein MGHRVNRVGEQMKKEIGDIISRKIKDPRVGFVTVTDVEVTGDLQQAKVYISVLGDEQQREDTLKGLAKAKGFIRTEIGQRIRLRKTPELIFEFDETMAYGNRINSLIHELHRDEQPGEEEQEKDND from the coding sequence ATGGGTCATAGAGTAAATCGTGTTGGCGAACAAATGAAGAAAGAAATAGGCGATATCATCAGCCGTAAAATCAAGGATCCGCGAGTAGGTTTCGTAACAGTAACGGATGTCGAGGTTACAGGGGATCTTCAGCAGGCAAAGGTGTATATCTCTGTTTTAGGCGACGAACAACAGAGGGAAGACACTCTTAAAGGATTAGCGAAGGCCAAGGGCTTCATCAGGACAGAAATTGGTCAGCGAATCCGCCTGAGAAAGACTCCTGAACTGATCTTTGAATTTGATGAAACGATGGCTTATGGTAATCGTATCAATTCGCTAATCCATGAGCTGCATAGGGATGAGCAGCCTGGAGAAGAAGAGCAAGAAAAGGACAATGATTAA
- the truB gene encoding tRNA pseudouridine(55) synthase TruB — MEGILPLFKPAGMTSHDCVFKLRKLLRTKKVGHTGTLDPDVTGVLPICVGKATKIAEYITDAGKAYEGEVTLGFTTTTEDASGEKVEEKQVDRIITRGEIEQILQSLVGEIEQTPPMYSAVKVNGKKLYEYARQGIEVERPTRKVTIYSIELLDGRDSFEGEKVSFKFRVSCSKGTYIRTLAVMIGEKLGYPAHMSSLVRIQSADFSIEDCYTFEQLEEFAGEGNLEAALHPLEAGISYLPKFRINDTVAEKVKNGALLNIPEDFKGYDGAIVVETEDGKALAIYRAHPTKFGMMKPDKVLRNEQ, encoded by the coding sequence ATGGAAGGGATTCTACCTCTTTTTAAACCAGCAGGGATGACTTCGCATGATTGTGTGTTTAAACTCAGGAAACTGTTAAGAACGAAGAAGGTGGGGCATACAGGCACTCTTGATCCAGATGTGACTGGAGTGTTGCCAATCTGTGTTGGCAAGGCGACAAAAATTGCCGAATACATTACTGATGCCGGAAAAGCATATGAGGGGGAAGTCACCCTTGGATTCACGACCACCACGGAAGATGCTTCAGGTGAGAAGGTCGAGGAAAAACAAGTAGACAGGATAATAACAAGAGGTGAGATCGAACAGATCCTACAGTCGCTGGTGGGGGAAATTGAACAAACACCTCCAATGTATTCAGCTGTAAAAGTAAATGGGAAAAAACTATATGAATACGCGAGACAAGGAATCGAAGTTGAAAGACCAACCAGGAAGGTCACTATTTATAGCATAGAGCTTCTTGATGGCAGAGATTCATTTGAAGGTGAGAAGGTAAGCTTTAAATTCAGGGTGTCGTGCAGCAAGGGGACATACATTCGGACATTGGCAGTGATGATTGGGGAGAAATTAGGTTATCCCGCGCATATGTCTTCCCTTGTGAGAATCCAATCCGCTGATTTCTCTATTGAAGACTGCTATACATTTGAACAGCTTGAGGAATTCGCCGGGGAAGGCAATCTGGAAGCAGCCCTGCACCCATTGGAAGCTGGTATTTCTTATTTGCCGAAATTTCGCATTAATGATACAGTAGCAGAGAAAGTGAAAAATGGGGCACTGCTTAATATCCCTGAGGATTTCAAGGGGTATGACGGTGCTATCGTAGTAGAAACAGAAGACGGAAAAGCGCTCGCGATCTACAGGGCACACCCAACCAAATTTGGGATGATGAAACCTGACAAAGTTCTGAGAAATGAGCAATAA
- the ribF gene encoding bifunctional riboflavin kinase/FAD synthetase: MELIKLNHPHEYRREDFPALAMALGYFDGVHLGHQQVIKEAKKEAEAKGLKSAVMTFDPHPSVVLGKSVQHMEYITPLEDKARIIEGMGVDYLFVVNFSIDFSSLLPQEFVDQYIIGLNVHHVVAGFDYSYGKMGKGNMETIQFHSRGKFDFTVVSKLSTQEEEKVSSTLIRAFLRDGKVDEMPGLLGRFYTTQGTVINGERRGRTIGFPTANVRVEDQYILPPTGVYAVKIQVEGEWHEGVCNVGYKPTFHKEKKDKPTVEVHIFNFNKEIYGKSAAIEWHLRLRSERKFEGIQQLVSQIEKDKQEAVLHFEKNKG, from the coding sequence GTGGAATTGATTAAGCTAAACCATCCTCATGAATATAGAAGAGAAGATTTTCCGGCGCTGGCTATGGCTCTGGGCTATTTTGACGGAGTGCATTTAGGGCACCAGCAGGTCATCAAGGAAGCAAAAAAAGAGGCTGAAGCCAAAGGCCTGAAGAGTGCGGTCATGACATTTGACCCTCATCCTTCTGTGGTTCTTGGTAAGAGCGTTCAACACATGGAATATATAACACCCTTAGAAGATAAAGCTCGAATAATCGAGGGGATGGGTGTGGATTACTTATTTGTAGTCAACTTCTCAATCGATTTCTCAAGTCTTTTGCCTCAGGAATTTGTCGACCAATATATCATCGGTTTGAATGTACACCATGTCGTTGCAGGATTTGATTATTCTTACGGTAAAATGGGAAAAGGGAATATGGAGACAATACAGTTCCATTCGAGAGGAAAGTTCGATTTTACCGTAGTATCAAAACTGTCCACTCAAGAAGAAGAAAAGGTTAGCTCTACCTTGATCCGTGCCTTTTTAAGAGACGGAAAAGTGGATGAGATGCCAGGTTTGCTAGGGAGATTTTATACGACACAGGGAACAGTTATAAATGGAGAACGCCGAGGGCGTACAATTGGTTTTCCGACAGCGAATGTAAGGGTCGAGGACCAATATATTCTCCCTCCAACTGGAGTTTACGCGGTAAAGATTCAGGTTGAAGGAGAATGGCATGAAGGTGTCTGCAATGTCGGATACAAACCAACCTTCCACAAGGAGAAAAAGGACAAACCTACGGTGGAAGTCCACATTTTCAATTTCAACAAAGAAATCTACGGGAAATCAGCAGCGATAGAGTGGCACCTGCGCCTGAGAAGTGAGCGGAAATTCGAGGGAATACAACAGCTTGTTTCCCAAATCGAAAAAGATAAGCAAGAAGCAGTGCTGCACTTTGAAAAAAACAAGGGTTAG
- the rpsO gene encoding 30S ribosomal protein S15 — MAITKERKNELINEFKTHESDTGSPEVQIAVLTAEINTLNDHLRVHKKDHHSRRGLLKMVGKRRNLLTYLRNKDVARYRELINKLGLRR, encoded by the coding sequence ATGGCAATCACAAAAGAACGTAAAAACGAACTTATCAACGAATTCAAGACTCACGAAAGTGATACTGGATCTCCAGAAGTTCAAATCGCTGTCCTTACTGCAGAAATCAACACATTGAACGACCACTTGCGCGTTCACAAGAAGGACCACCACTCACGTCGCGGTCTTTTGAAAATGGTAGGTAAGCGTCGTAACCTTTTGACTTACCTTCGTAACAAGGACGTTGCTCGTTACCGCGAGTTAATCAACAAGCTTGGTCTACGTAGATAG
- the pnp gene encoding polyribonucleotide nucleotidyltransferase yields MEQEKQSFSFDWAGRKLTVEIGQLAKQANGAVLVRYGDTAVLSTATASKEPKNLDFFPLTVNYEERLYAVGKIPGGFIKREGRPSEKAILASRLIDRPIRPLFADGFRNDVQVISIVMSVDQNCSSEMAAMFGSSLALCVSDIPFEGPIAGVTVGRIDGKFIINPSVEETEKSDMHLVVAGTMDAINMVEAGADEVPEEVMLEAIMFGHDEIKRLIAFQQEIVAQVGKEKREITLFELDKELEAEVRGICEQDMLAAIQVQEKHAREDAIKEVKNSVVVRYEEQEADADKLKMVKQILDKIVKGEVRRLITEDKVRPDGRKLEEIRPLSSEVGMLPRTHGSGLFTRGQTQALSICTLGAMGDVQILDGLGIEEEKRFMHHYNFPLFSVGETGPIRGPGRREIGHGALGERALEPVIPNEKDFPYTVRLVSEVLESNGSTSQASICASTLALMDAGVPIKAPVAGIAMGLIKSGEHYSILTDIQGMEDHLGDMDFKVAGTAKGVTALQMDIKIEGLSRQILEEALQQAQIGRMQILESMLATIKEPREQLSQYAPKIITMWIKPDKIRDVIGPSGKQINKIIEETGVKIDIEQDGTVFIGSVDEEMIQRAKKIIEDIVREVEVGEMYLGKVRRIEKFGAFVEIFPGKDGLVHISELAEERVGKVEDVLKLGDELLVKVTEIDKQGRVNLSRKAVLKEQREKAEKQS; encoded by the coding sequence ATGGAACAAGAAAAACAAAGTTTTTCCTTTGACTGGGCAGGCCGTAAGCTGACAGTCGAAATAGGGCAGCTTGCTAAGCAGGCAAATGGAGCTGTACTTGTCCGTTACGGTGATACAGCTGTACTAAGTACTGCAACTGCTTCAAAAGAACCGAAGAATTTAGACTTTTTCCCGCTAACAGTAAATTATGAAGAAAGATTATATGCTGTCGGTAAAATCCCAGGCGGATTTATTAAGCGTGAAGGACGTCCAAGTGAGAAAGCTATCCTTGCCAGCCGCTTGATTGACCGTCCAATCCGTCCGTTATTCGCTGATGGTTTCCGTAATGATGTCCAAGTAATCAGCATCGTCATGAGTGTTGATCAAAATTGTTCATCTGAAATGGCTGCAATGTTTGGTTCATCACTGGCTCTATGTGTATCCGATATTCCGTTTGAGGGTCCAATCGCTGGTGTGACAGTTGGAAGAATTGATGGGAAATTCATCATAAATCCATCTGTTGAAGAAACAGAAAAGAGCGATATGCACCTAGTCGTTGCTGGTACTATGGATGCAATCAACATGGTTGAAGCCGGTGCTGATGAGGTTCCTGAAGAAGTAATGCTTGAAGCAATCATGTTCGGACATGACGAAATCAAGCGCCTGATTGCTTTCCAACAGGAAATCGTTGCACAAGTTGGTAAAGAGAAGCGTGAAATCACTCTTTTTGAACTTGATAAAGAACTAGAAGCGGAAGTTCGCGGTATTTGTGAACAAGACATGCTTGCTGCCATCCAGGTACAAGAAAAGCATGCACGCGAAGACGCAATTAAAGAAGTGAAAAATTCCGTTGTTGTTCGATACGAAGAGCAGGAAGCGGATGCAGACAAGCTTAAAATGGTGAAACAAATCCTTGACAAAATCGTAAAAGGCGAAGTCCGCAGATTGATTACTGAAGATAAAGTCCGACCAGACGGACGTAAATTAGAAGAAATCCGCCCGCTTTCATCTGAGGTTGGAATGTTGCCAAGGACACATGGTTCTGGTTTGTTCACAAGGGGACAAACGCAGGCACTAAGCATCTGTACACTTGGTGCAATGGGCGATGTCCAGATTCTGGATGGCCTTGGAATCGAAGAAGAAAAACGTTTCATGCACCATTATAATTTCCCATTATTCTCTGTTGGTGAAACAGGACCGATCCGCGGACCTGGCCGACGTGAAATCGGGCACGGTGCATTGGGTGAACGTGCACTTGAACCTGTGATCCCTAATGAAAAGGACTTCCCATATACTGTCCGCCTTGTATCAGAAGTACTTGAATCAAACGGTTCTACTTCACAGGCAAGTATTTGTGCGAGTACATTAGCCTTAATGGATGCTGGTGTTCCTATTAAAGCACCGGTTGCGGGTATTGCTATGGGTCTTATTAAATCGGGTGAGCACTATTCCATCCTGACTGATATTCAGGGAATGGAAGATCACCTTGGTGATATGGACTTTAAAGTGGCTGGAACAGCAAAAGGTGTTACGGCATTGCAGATGGATATCAAGATTGAAGGGTTATCTCGTCAAATTCTTGAAGAAGCCTTGCAGCAGGCACAAATAGGTCGTATGCAAATCCTTGAATCAATGCTTGCAACTATCAAGGAACCAAGAGAACAACTGTCACAATATGCTCCGAAAATCATTACGATGTGGATCAAGCCGGATAAAATTCGCGATGTCATTGGACCAAGCGGTAAACAAATCAATAAAATTATTGAAGAAACTGGCGTTAAGATTGATATCGAACAAGATGGTACGGTGTTTATTGGTTCAGTAGACGAAGAAATGATCCAAAGGGCCAAGAAAATCATCGAAGATATCGTCCGTGAAGTCGAAGTCGGAGAGATGTATCTTGGTAAAGTCCGCCGCATAGAAAAGTTCGGTGCCTTTGTTGAAATCTTCCCAGGTAAAGATGGTTTAGTCCATATTTCCGAGCTCGCTGAAGAACGAGTTGGAAAAGTTGAGGATGTACTGAAACTGGGAGATGAACTTCTAGTCAAGGTCACTGAAATCGACAAGCAAGGAAGAGTCAATCTTTCACGCAAGGCAGTATTAAAAGAACAGCGGGAAAAAGCTGAAAAACAATCTTAA
- a CDS encoding polysaccharide deacetylase family protein, translating to MKKFVLISVLLIAAWTMVNNPFSHTYVTELKTDTLAVSGNENSLMSEIEMKAKEYEVEPSDARKDPVWKVVPGYNGLKVDVKKSFSKMEKEGKFDPEKLVFKQVSPQVHLSDLPPMAIYKGHPEKPMVSFIINVAWGNEYLSGMLATLKKHNVTASFFLEGRWVKNNPGMAKMIADAGHEIGNHSFTHPNMKQLSAPKINEEIRRTNEVIEAVTGVKTKWFAPPSGYYKDEVVEIAAAQKLGTVMWSVDTIDWQKPTPDELINRVMGKVHNGAMILMHPTESTAASLDQLITQIKDKNLQIGTVTNLLSENRIVSSKKMKE from the coding sequence ATGAAAAAGTTCGTATTAATTTCTGTCTTGCTGATTGCAGCCTGGACCATGGTGAATAATCCATTCTCCCATACATATGTAACAGAACTTAAAACCGATACACTGGCCGTGTCAGGGAATGAGAATTCGTTGATGTCAGAAATTGAAATGAAAGCAAAAGAATATGAAGTCGAACCTTCCGATGCCAGGAAAGATCCGGTCTGGAAGGTAGTTCCCGGCTACAACGGCCTTAAAGTAGATGTTAAAAAGTCATTTAGCAAGATGGAGAAGGAAGGCAAATTCGATCCGGAAAAGCTAGTCTTCAAGCAGGTGTCACCTCAAGTCCATCTAAGTGATTTGCCGCCAATGGCCATCTATAAAGGACATCCTGAAAAGCCGATGGTAAGCTTTATTATCAATGTAGCATGGGGAAATGAATACTTGTCAGGGATGCTGGCGACTTTGAAGAAACATAATGTGACCGCAAGTTTTTTCCTTGAAGGCAGATGGGTAAAGAATAATCCAGGGATGGCGAAAATGATTGCAGACGCAGGTCATGAGATAGGAAACCATTCATTTACGCATCCTAACATGAAACAACTTTCTGCTCCAAAAATCAATGAAGAAATTCGAAGGACAAATGAAGTTATTGAAGCAGTGACCGGTGTGAAAACGAAATGGTTTGCTCCTCCAAGCGGATACTACAAGGATGAAGTGGTTGAAATTGCGGCAGCCCAAAAATTAGGAACTGTCATGTGGAGTGTTGATACAATTGATTGGCAGAAGCCCACTCCAGATGAACTGATCAACAGGGTAATGGGGAAGGTTCATAATGGTGCGATGATCTTAATGCATCCAACAGAGTCGACAGCTGCGTCGCTAGACCAATTGATCACCCAGATAAAGGATAAAAATTTGCAAATTGGAACTGTAACAAATTTGTTAAGTGAAAACCGGATCGTATCTTCAAAAAAAATGAAAGAATAG
- a CDS encoding M16 family metallopeptidase, translating to MIKKYTCQNGVRIVLEQIPTVRSVAIGVWIGTGSRNENPENNGISHFLEHMFFKGTKTRTAREIAESFDSIGGQVNAFTSKEYTCYYAKVLDNHAQYALEVLADMFFHSTFDSEELNKEKNVVNEEIKMYEDTPDDIVHDLLSQAVYGDHPLAYPILGTEETLQSFTGEKLEQYMHDTYRPENVVISIAGNVPESFIKNAEEFFGSYEASKEKVDDLKPEFHATKASRKKETEQAHLCLGFEGLQIGHSDVYSLIVLNNVLGGSMSSRLFQEVREQRGLAYSVFSYHSAYKDSGMVTIYGGTGANQLNVLYETIQDTLDKLRAEGITEKELNNSKEQLKGSLMLSLESTNSRMSRNGKNELLLKRHRSLDEIVEQIDQVTKDSVDGMANKIFTDKYSVSLISPNGELPNL from the coding sequence ATGATAAAGAAATATACATGCCAAAACGGTGTAAGAATTGTACTAGAACAAATCCCAACTGTCCGTTCGGTCGCAATCGGAGTATGGATTGGAACGGGCTCACGTAATGAAAACCCAGAGAATAATGGGATTTCCCATTTCCTTGAGCATATGTTCTTCAAGGGCACCAAAACAAGGACTGCTAGAGAAATTGCAGAGTCCTTTGACAGCATTGGCGGCCAGGTGAATGCATTCACTTCCAAGGAATATACCTGCTATTACGCTAAGGTGTTAGATAATCATGCACAATACGCACTGGAAGTTCTAGCTGATATGTTCTTCCATTCTACCTTTGATTCTGAGGAGCTGAATAAAGAGAAGAACGTTGTGAATGAAGAAATCAAGATGTATGAAGATACTCCAGATGATATCGTCCACGACTTGCTTAGCCAGGCTGTTTACGGCGACCATCCACTTGCATACCCAATCCTTGGTACGGAAGAAACGCTTCAAAGTTTTACTGGGGAAAAATTGGAGCAATATATGCATGATACTTACAGACCGGAAAATGTGGTCATTTCCATCGCTGGAAACGTACCAGAATCTTTCATTAAAAATGCAGAAGAATTCTTTGGTTCATACGAAGCGAGCAAGGAAAAGGTGGATGATCTGAAACCCGAGTTCCATGCAACAAAGGCTTCCCGGAAAAAAGAAACTGAACAAGCACACCTTTGCCTTGGGTTCGAAGGATTGCAGATTGGCCACTCAGACGTCTATAGTCTGATCGTATTGAACAATGTACTGGGGGGCAGCATGAGCAGCAGATTGTTCCAGGAGGTACGTGAACAGCGCGGACTTGCTTATTCTGTATTTTCCTATCACTCCGCTTATAAGGATAGCGGGATGGTGACAATTTATGGAGGGACCGGAGCAAATCAGCTGAACGTTTTATATGAAACAATCCAGGACACACTGGACAAACTACGTGCAGAAGGAATTACGGAGAAAGAACTCAATAACAGTAAAGAACAACTTAAAGGCAGCCTAATGCTAAGTCTTGAGAGCACAAACAGCCGTATGAGCAGAAACGGAAAAAATGAACTTCTGCTTAAAAGGCATCGCTCCCTTGATGAAATAGTCGAACAGATCGACCAGGTAACAAAGGATAGCGTCGACGGCATGGCCAATAAGATCTTCACAGACAAATACTCAGTTTCGTTGATCAGTCCAAATGGCGAACTGCCAAATTTATAA
- a CDS encoding YlmC/YmxH family sporulation protein, whose amino-acid sequence MKLSELGGKEIVDVKRAERLGVLGQTDLEINERTGQIEALIIPSLKWFGLRKQSGEVRVPWKHIKKIGSDMIIIDIPDDEE is encoded by the coding sequence ATGAAACTAAGTGAACTTGGTGGAAAAGAAATCGTCGACGTAAAGAGGGCAGAAAGATTGGGCGTTCTTGGACAGACAGATTTGGAAATCAATGAAAGGACGGGACAAATAGAAGCTTTGATTATTCCGTCATTAAAATGGTTCGGCCTCCGCAAACAATCCGGTGAAGTAAGAGTTCCGTGGAAACACATCAAAAAAATAGGTTCAGACATGATTATCATCGACATCCCAGATGATGAAGAGTAA